Proteins encoded in a region of the Synergistaceae bacterium genome:
- a CDS encoding ankyrin repeat domain-containing protein: MFYEIVLEGMKKFAGEILGVVLLIAALKKFKWIRSLFGEYKNLKEDSGNKQSEPEINKSDESKPPIMSDKDFVSLCKSGNVAEIESVINNGANVNARNRNITPLMGVLQCNVELTELAELLIKKGADINAKDNFSNTVLMRAAIRNYTKTAELLIKYGANLDAKNNIGVTALMWAIYKGYTELAELLVKKGADVNAKDNFSCTALMRAAEYGYTKTAELLIKYGADVDAKSNKGWTALMLALNYSHTETADLLRSYGAKE; the protein is encoded by the coding sequence ATGTTCTATGAAATTGTGCTTGAAGGTATGAAAAAATTTGCGGGTGAGATACTAGGCGTAGTGCTGCTTATTGCTGCATTGAAAAAATTTAAGTGGATTCGTTCATTATTCGGCGAATATAAAAATTTGAAGGAAGACAGCGGCAATAAACAATCTGAACCGGAAATAAATAAATCAGACGAGTCAAAGCCTCCTATAATGAGTGATAAAGATTTTGTGAGTCTGTGTAAATCCGGTAATGTCGCCGAAATTGAATCGGTCATAAATAACGGAGCAAATGTCAACGCTAGAAATCGTAATATTACACCTTTAATGGGAGTACTTCAATGTAACGTAGAATTAACGGAATTAGCAGAGCTGCTCATAAAAAAGGGTGCTGATATAAACGCTAAAGATAATTTCTCTAATACAGTTTTAATGAGGGCTGCAATTAGAAATTACACCAAGACAGCAGAATTGCTCATAAAATACGGTGCAAATCTCGACGCTAAAAACAATATCGGTGTGACGGCTTTAATGTGGGCTATATATAAAGGCTACACGGAATTAGCAGAGCTGCTCGTAAAGAAGGGCGCAGATGTAAACGCTAAAGATAATTTCTCCTGTACTGCTTTAATGAGGGCTGCAGAATATGGCTACACTAAGACAGCAGAATTACTCATAAAATACGGCGCTGATGTCGACGCTAAAAGTAATAAAGGCTGGACGGCTTTAATGTTAGCTTTAAATTATAGTCACACAGAAACAGCAGATCTCTTGCGTTCTTATGGCGCAAAAGAATAA
- a CDS encoding ankyrin repeat domain-containing protein, translating into MFYEVILEGMKKFAGEIIGVVLLIVALKKFKWIRSLFGEYKNLKEDSSNKQSEPETQEVIQKKSEELKYFAMSDKDFVNLCKSGNVAGIKEAINNGANINARYYNITPLMGITQCDVELTEIAELLIKKGADVNAKDNFSYTALIRVAIRNYTKTAELLLKYGADINARDCDGNTALMGAAYKGCTEVAELLINKGADINAQNNNGETALIWAVKYRHKKMADLLRSYGAKE; encoded by the coding sequence ATGTTTTATGAAGTTATACTTGAAGGTATGAAAAAATTTGCGGGTGAAATAATCGGCGTAGTACTACTTATTGTTGCATTGAAAAAATTTAAGTGGATTCGTTCATTATTCGGCGAATATAAAAATTTGAAGGAAGACAGCAGCAATAAACAATCTGAACCGGAAACACAGGAAGTAATACAAAAGAAGTCAGAAGAGTTAAAGTATTTTGCAATGAGCGATAAAGATTTTGTGAATCTGTGTAAATCCGGTAATGTCGCCGGGATTAAAGAAGCCATAAATAATGGAGCAAACATCAACGCTAGATATTATAATATTACGCCCTTAATGGGAATAACTCAATGCGACGTAGAATTAACAGAAATAGCAGAGCTGCTCATAAAAAAGGGTGCTGATGTCAATGCTAAAGATAATTTCTCCTATACTGCTTTAATAAGGGTTGCAATTAGAAACTACACTAAGACAGCAGAATTACTCTTAAAATACGGTGCTGATATTAACGCTAGGGACTGTGACGGCAATACGGCTTTAATGGGGGCTGCATATAAAGGCTGCACAGAAGTAGCAGAACTGCTCATAAATAAAGGTGCTGATATCAACGCTCAAAATAATAACGGCGAGACGGCTTTAATATGGGCTGTAAAGTACAGACACAAAAAAATGGCCGACTTATTGCGTTCTTACGGCGCAAAAGAATAA
- a CDS encoding nodulation protein NfeD, with protein sequence MKKFFLAILILFISVSSSLAESRVTLAELSGTVGVQMEEFVKQVIHDANESNSKLIILQLDTPGGLVEAMRGIVQSILASKIPVAVWVPSGGRAASAGAFIVQAAHIAAMAPGTNIGAAHPVTAGGENIESGDMSKKVVNDLKAQMRSVVQLRGRNQAITEKMIDESISLTANEALRERVIDIIAGDVSSLIKAVSGRRIKMGQNNFTSLEFDSEVKVLRASMSFSEKIIQFVSSPEIAYLLVTGGIMAIFFEVITPGGFMLGTLGGVMFLLGAIGLKMLPFNWAGVVLIVVGLVVMAIDLIAGTMGVLTLLGLPVFCLGGIFLFRAPGGELLSISLTLIIGIAVALAICFSLAAFLLIKGFRRKISTGSQGMIGLEVNIISDISESQSGQVKCHGEIWEAKSESGIITKGESGIVKKLEGMTLIISVK encoded by the coding sequence ATGAAAAAATTTTTTCTCGCAATACTAATTTTATTTATCAGCGTCTCAAGTTCATTAGCTGAGTCAAGAGTTACCCTCGCTGAATTATCCGGCACTGTAGGCGTTCAAATGGAAGAATTTGTCAAACAAGTCATCCACGACGCAAACGAGTCTAACAGCAAATTAATAATTCTTCAGCTCGACACACCAGGCGGACTCGTTGAAGCAATGCGGGGTATAGTACAAAGTATTCTAGCCTCAAAAATTCCCGTTGCTGTCTGGGTACCTTCTGGAGGTCGTGCGGCCAGTGCTGGAGCTTTCATCGTGCAGGCTGCTCACATTGCGGCAATGGCTCCAGGAACAAATATCGGCGCGGCTCATCCTGTTACAGCTGGCGGAGAAAATATCGAGTCCGGCGACATGAGCAAAAAAGTTGTCAACGATTTAAAGGCTCAAATGCGTTCGGTCGTTCAGCTAAGAGGCAGAAATCAAGCCATAACAGAAAAAATGATTGATGAAAGTATTTCACTCACTGCAAACGAGGCATTACGCGAAAGAGTCATAGATATAATTGCTGGTGATGTCAGCTCGTTAATAAAAGCTGTGTCAGGCCGTCGCATTAAAATGGGTCAGAATAATTTCACGAGCTTAGAATTTGACTCAGAAGTAAAAGTTTTGCGCGCCAGTATGTCATTCAGCGAAAAAATTATACAGTTCGTATCAAGTCCGGAAATTGCTTATTTACTCGTAACCGGCGGAATAATGGCGATATTCTTTGAAGTCATCACACCGGGAGGCTTTATGCTGGGGACTCTCGGAGGGGTTATGTTCTTGCTGGGTGCTATAGGCTTGAAGATGCTGCCGTTTAACTGGGCGGGAGTTGTCTTAATCGTAGTCGGTCTTGTCGTAATGGCGATAGATTTAATTGCGGGCACAATGGGAGTGCTGACTCTTTTAGGTCTTCCCGTTTTTTGTCTTGGAGGAATATTTTTATTTCGTGCGCCCGGTGGTGAGTTATTGAGCATTTCTTTGACGCTTATAATCGGGATTGCTGTAGCTCTTGCGATATGCTTTAGTCTTGCTGCGTTCCTGCTGATTAAAGGATTTCGGCGCAAAATTTCTACAGGTTCACAGGGCATGATAGGACTCGAAGTAAATATTATTTCCGACATAAGCGAGTCTCAATCAGGCCAAGTAAAATGTCACGGGGAAATCTGGGAGGCAAAATCAGAATCAGGAATAATCACTAAAGGCGAGTCAGGTATCGTGAAAAAACTTGAAGGAATGACTCTCATAATTTCAGTAAAATAA